One Mycobacteroides abscessus ATCC 19977 genomic window carries:
- a CDS encoding redoxin NrdH codes for MSITVYTKPACVQCNATYKALDKQGIEYNVVDITEVPEARDYVMALGYLQAPVVVAGDDHWSGFRPDRIKALAGAVAVSA; via the coding sequence ATGAGCATCACCGTCTACACCAAGCCCGCCTGCGTACAGTGCAACGCGACGTACAAGGCCCTCGACAAGCAAGGCATCGAGTACAACGTCGTGGACATCACCGAGGTCCCCGAGGCCCGCGATTACGTGATGGCGCTCGGCTACCTGCAGGCACCTGTGGTCGTGGCCGGTGACGATCACTGGTCGGGATTCCGTCCCGACCGCATCAAGGCGCTCGCCGGTGCTGTCGCCGTCTCTGCTTGA
- a CDS encoding MFS transporter, which yields MTSSPAEPRQMADGQVSPRRVFMASAVGSAIEFYDFYIYGTAAALVFPAVFFPNLSHSLALFASIATFSTAFLARPIGAALFGHYGDRFSRKGTLVVTLITMGLATMAVGLVPGAATIGAAAPTAIVILRLVQGLAVGGEWSGAALLSAEYSPSQNRGRAATAVPIGTSTGLLLSSLVFLIVSLTIGEDSPAFLSWGWRVPFIASGLLVAVGLYIRLQIAETPQFVEAKAHHQLVKSPLRHVITESPRTLVLTSGTMLIIFTLSFMTNTYFPGFARSELHFSRAAILAAGALGAVVLMVSATAGGILSDRLGRRTVILSSMTLTLPWTLLVTPLLTSGPFWAYLAAMALTYVLFGLAFGPMASFLPESYPVGTRYSGTGVAFNVAGVFGGAIPPLIAGPLQNTLGSWAVGLMLLVICAISVASISGMRETWAGSAR from the coding sequence ATGACCTCATCCCCGGCAGAGCCGCGGCAGATGGCCGATGGACAAGTCAGCCCGCGCCGCGTATTCATGGCCAGCGCGGTCGGGTCTGCCATCGAGTTCTACGACTTCTATATCTATGGCACCGCGGCCGCACTCGTATTCCCGGCCGTCTTCTTCCCGAATCTCAGCCATTCCCTGGCGCTCTTCGCCTCTATCGCCACCTTCAGCACGGCATTCTTGGCCCGGCCCATCGGTGCCGCCCTGTTCGGCCACTATGGAGACCGCTTCAGCCGCAAAGGCACCTTGGTGGTCACGCTGATCACCATGGGGCTCGCGACCATGGCGGTCGGCCTGGTTCCCGGCGCCGCCACCATCGGGGCAGCCGCGCCGACCGCCATCGTCATACTGCGACTGGTGCAAGGCCTTGCGGTCGGAGGCGAGTGGAGCGGCGCGGCGTTACTTTCCGCCGAATACTCGCCGAGCCAGAACCGCGGCCGCGCCGCCACCGCCGTGCCGATCGGAACCTCGACGGGGCTATTGCTCAGCAGCCTGGTCTTCCTCATCGTCAGCCTGACGATCGGAGAAGACAGTCCCGCGTTCCTGTCGTGGGGATGGCGCGTGCCCTTTATTGCCAGCGGCCTGCTGGTGGCGGTGGGTCTGTACATCCGGCTCCAGATCGCCGAGACGCCCCAGTTCGTGGAGGCGAAGGCTCACCACCAGCTGGTCAAATCGCCACTGCGACATGTCATCACAGAGAGCCCCCGCACCCTGGTGCTGACCAGCGGCACCATGCTGATCATCTTCACGCTGTCCTTCATGACCAATACATACTTTCCGGGATTCGCCAGATCGGAATTGCACTTCTCCCGGGCCGCCATCCTGGCTGCCGGAGCCTTGGGGGCTGTCGTTCTCATGGTGTCGGCGACTGCCGGAGGAATTCTCAGCGACCGGCTGGGCCGCCGCACAGTCATATTGAGCAGCATGACCTTGACGCTCCCTTGGACGCTACTGGTCACTCCCCTGCTGACCAGCGGCCCATTCTGGGCCTACCTGGCAGCCATGGCACTCACCTATGTGTTGTTCGGGCTCGCATTCGGCCCGATGGCGAGCTTCCTTCCGGAGTCCTATCCGGTAGGTACCCGCTACAGCGGCACCGGGGTGGCGTTCAACGTGGCCGGCGTGTTCGGGGGCGCCATACCGCCGTTGATCGCCGGACCGTTGCAGAACACACTGGGCAGCTGGGCGGTCGGACTCATGCTGCTGGTGATATGCGCCATCAGCGTCGCCTCTATCTCCGGTATGCGAGAAACGTGGGCCGGATCGGCACGCTGA
- a CDS encoding NAD(P)H-dependent oxidoreductase, with amino-acid sequence MAEKVAEKNVLAIVGSLRKASVNRQLAEAAAEHAPAGVSVTIYEGLADLPHYNEDIDGEGAPAAAEALRAAVADADAVLLVSPENNGTISSSLKNAIDWLSRPFGSSVFKGKPTVVIGTSAGRYGGIWAIDETRKAAGIATANVLEDVKLAVPSSAFDGKHPREHAETVAELTKALDALTTA; translated from the coding sequence ATGGCCGAGAAAGTGGCAGAGAAGAACGTGCTGGCAATCGTCGGAAGCCTGCGTAAGGCATCGGTCAACCGGCAGCTCGCGGAGGCCGCTGCCGAACACGCGCCGGCCGGTGTGAGTGTGACCATCTATGAGGGACTGGCTGATCTGCCGCACTACAACGAGGACATCGACGGTGAGGGTGCTCCCGCCGCCGCAGAGGCCCTGCGTGCGGCCGTCGCGGATGCCGACGCGGTGCTGCTGGTGAGTCCGGAGAACAATGGCACCATTTCCAGCTCGCTGAAGAACGCGATCGACTGGCTCTCGCGTCCCTTTGGATCGAGTGTCTTCAAGGGCAAGCCGACAGTTGTGATCGGAACCTCGGCGGGCCGCTATGGCGGCATCTGGGCGATCGATGAGACCCGCAAGGCGGCTGGGATCGCGACCGCCAACGTGCTCGAAGACGTCAAGCTCGCCGTGCCGTCGTCGGCGTTCGATGGCAAGCACCCGCGTGAGCATGCCGAGACGGTCGCTGAGCTGACCAAGGCATTGGACGCGTTGACCACCGCCTAA
- a CDS encoding TetR/AcrR family transcriptional regulator translates to MPGQEIPLLSVDLAQNPVRERAIATRNRALLLDAARQLLDEVGPDGMSMDAVAHAAGVGKGTLFRRFGSRTGLLLALLDHEEHIEQQAFMFGPPPLGPDAPPLTRLIAFGRARLAFLERHLDLARATTADTDAWHNAPPTLLVRAHIRALLAQLECTGDLDAQTHALMSIIDPGYVYFATNSNGQSVAQLGDAWEDLVHKLCAR, encoded by the coding sequence ATGCCTGGTCAAGAAATACCCCTGCTTTCTGTCGACCTTGCGCAGAATCCCGTCCGCGAGCGAGCCATCGCAACCCGCAACCGCGCCCTGCTGCTGGACGCCGCCCGCCAGCTGCTCGACGAGGTAGGCCCGGACGGAATGTCGATGGATGCCGTCGCCCACGCCGCAGGCGTGGGTAAGGGCACGCTGTTTCGCCGCTTCGGCAGCCGCACGGGACTCCTGTTGGCACTGCTCGACCACGAGGAGCACATCGAGCAGCAGGCGTTCATGTTCGGACCACCACCCCTTGGCCCTGATGCTCCCCCACTGACCCGGCTCATCGCGTTCGGACGGGCACGACTGGCATTCCTGGAACGCCACCTGGACCTTGCCCGCGCCACCACCGCGGACACCGATGCCTGGCACAACGCACCACCGACCCTGCTGGTCCGCGCACACATCCGGGCGCTGCTGGCCCAGCTCGAATGCACCGGCGATCTCGACGCACAGACCCACGCCCTGATGTCGATCATCGATCCCGGATACGTGTATTTCGCCACCAACTCCAACGGCCAGTCGGTCGCCCAACTCGGCGACGCGTGGGAGGACCTGGTGCACAAGCTGTGCGCACGCTGA
- the nadE gene encoding ammonia-dependent NAD(+) synthetase, protein MSSLREEIRSALDVSPTIDPAAEVSRRVGFLKDYLRASSTKGFVLGISGGQDSALAGRLCQLAAQESRLEGVAAEFIAVRLPYGVQADEEDAQVALRFIDPDRTIVINIKETSDAATKAVAEALGETPTDFVRGNIKARERMVVQYAAAGQHRLLVVGTDHAAEAVTGFFTKFGDGGVDVTPLTGLTKRQGAQILSHLGAPDSISHKVPTADLEDDRPALPDEVALGVTYAQIDDYLEGKAVTVEAADRIERWYLQTRHKRAQPVTPFDGWWR, encoded by the coding sequence ATGAGCAGCCTTCGCGAAGAGATCCGGTCCGCCCTCGACGTCTCCCCCACGATCGATCCGGCGGCCGAGGTGTCACGACGGGTGGGCTTCCTCAAGGATTATTTAAGGGCCAGCAGCACAAAGGGATTCGTCCTCGGCATCTCCGGCGGGCAGGACAGTGCGCTGGCCGGGCGACTGTGCCAGCTGGCGGCACAGGAATCGCGGCTCGAAGGAGTGGCCGCCGAGTTCATCGCGGTGCGGCTGCCATACGGCGTGCAGGCCGATGAAGAAGATGCCCAAGTGGCCCTTCGCTTTATCGACCCCGACCGCACCATCGTCATCAACATCAAGGAAACCTCCGACGCTGCGACCAAGGCGGTCGCCGAGGCACTCGGCGAGACCCCGACGGACTTCGTGCGCGGCAACATCAAAGCCCGGGAGCGGATGGTCGTCCAGTACGCGGCTGCCGGCCAACACCGGCTACTGGTCGTCGGCACCGACCACGCGGCCGAGGCTGTCACAGGGTTCTTCACCAAGTTCGGCGACGGCGGAGTCGATGTCACCCCACTTACTGGACTCACCAAACGCCAAGGCGCGCAAATCCTTTCTCACCTCGGCGCACCGGACAGCATTTCCCATAAGGTGCCCACAGCCGATCTGGAGGACGATCGGCCCGCTCTTCCCGACGAGGTCGCCCTGGGCGTCACCTACGCGCAGATCGACGACTATCTGGAGGGCAAGGCCGTCACCGTCGAGGCCGCCGACCGCATTGAGCGGTGGTACCTACAGACCCGTCACAAGCGGGCGCAGCCGGTCACGCCATTTGACGGTTGGTGGCGTTAG
- a CDS encoding SDR family oxidoreductase gives MAYEFTGKRCFVTGAASGIGRATALRLGREGAELFLTDRAADGLESVVEEIKAAGGKVSAYRALDISDHEAVAAFASDILATHPSMDVLLNIAGISVWGSVDRLSHQQWRSVVDINLMGPIHVIESFVPAMIKARKGGQIVNVSSAAGIVALPWHAAYSASKYGLRGVSEVLRFDLARYKIGVTVVVPGAVNTPLVRTVDIAGVDRENENVARWIGRFVGHAVSPEKVADRILYGIRHNRYLVYTSVDIRALYLFKRTLWWPYSVAMRVANYAFTNALRPGFQKTGSASSPRDS, from the coding sequence ATGGCGTACGAATTCACCGGTAAGCGCTGCTTTGTTACGGGAGCCGCGAGCGGTATCGGACGGGCCACCGCGCTGCGGCTGGGGCGCGAGGGTGCCGAGCTGTTTTTGACCGATCGAGCGGCCGACGGGCTCGAGTCTGTTGTCGAGGAGATCAAGGCGGCCGGAGGGAAGGTCAGCGCCTACCGAGCGCTCGACATCTCCGATCACGAGGCGGTGGCCGCCTTCGCCTCGGACATCCTCGCGACGCACCCGAGCATGGATGTCCTGCTCAACATCGCGGGCATTTCCGTATGGGGCTCCGTCGACAGGCTCAGTCACCAGCAGTGGCGTTCCGTGGTGGACATCAACCTGATGGGCCCCATCCACGTCATCGAGAGTTTTGTGCCCGCGATGATCAAGGCCCGCAAGGGTGGCCAGATCGTGAATGTCTCCTCGGCGGCCGGGATTGTCGCCCTGCCGTGGCATGCGGCGTACAGCGCCAGCAAGTACGGCCTGCGCGGGGTTTCGGAGGTGCTGCGCTTCGATCTCGCGCGATACAAAATCGGCGTCACGGTGGTGGTGCCGGGTGCCGTCAACACTCCGCTGGTGCGCACCGTCGACATCGCGGGCGTGGATCGTGAGAACGAGAATGTGGCCCGATGGATCGGGCGGTTCGTGGGCCACGCGGTGAGCCCGGAGAAGGTGGCCGATCGGATCCTGTACGGCATTCGGCACAACCGCTATCTGGTGTACACCTCGGTCGATATCCGGGCGCTGTATCTGTTCAAGCGCACATTGTGGTGGCCGTACAGCGTCGCGATGCGGGTGGCCAACTACGCGTTTACCAACGCGCTGCGGCCCGGATTCCAGAAGACAGGTTCGGCGTCGTCGCCGCGGGACTCCTAA
- a CDS encoding DUF4349 domain-containing protein, translating into MATVACSGNSPSRTEAPDSGRYPATAAPTYTQTPAAPLRDSLQQAPQYGPPTESKRDIVKTGSMTITVPNPSEAADKAAGLTEAANGRVESRSEDAGSRADRAQTSIVLRIPAAKLDGVLRDLKELGKVKSADTKSDDVTSQRVDLDARIAALQTSVDRLLGIMRDSKDTDALIKAESELSKRQAELDSLRAQRNQLGEQVAYSSITVTFRAEEVGLPPTPPKYQGFFGEIERGWDGLVAAANSVLLLFGLLLPWLGALAVLGGLGYGIRHAVLRRRSGPTQSPPQKAHTP; encoded by the coding sequence ATGGCAACCGTGGCGTGCTCGGGGAACTCACCTTCGCGTACCGAGGCACCCGATTCTGGGCGTTACCCCGCCACTGCGGCACCCACCTACACCCAGACGCCGGCGGCCCCGTTGCGCGATTCGCTACAGCAGGCTCCCCAGTACGGGCCGCCGACCGAATCCAAACGCGACATCGTCAAGACCGGAAGCATGACGATCACCGTCCCCAATCCCTCCGAGGCGGCCGACAAGGCCGCCGGACTCACCGAGGCAGCCAACGGCCGAGTCGAGAGCCGCTCGGAAGACGCGGGGTCGCGGGCAGACCGTGCACAGACATCGATCGTGCTGCGGATCCCCGCGGCCAAGCTCGACGGCGTGCTGCGTGATCTCAAGGAGCTCGGGAAGGTCAAGTCCGCCGATACCAAGAGCGATGACGTGACCTCGCAGCGAGTCGACCTGGATGCCCGGATCGCGGCACTACAGACGTCCGTCGACCGGCTGCTCGGGATCATGCGCGATTCCAAGGACACCGATGCGTTGATCAAGGCCGAGAGCGAACTGTCCAAGCGCCAGGCCGAACTGGACAGTCTGCGCGCACAGCGCAATCAGCTCGGTGAGCAGGTCGCCTACAGCTCGATCACCGTCACGTTCCGCGCCGAGGAGGTCGGCCTGCCGCCGACGCCGCCGAAGTATCAGGGGTTCTTCGGGGAAATAGAGCGCGGCTGGGATGGGCTGGTAGCGGCCGCCAACAGCGTGCTACTGCTGTTCGGACTGCTGCTGCCCTGGCTGGGCGCACTCGCGGTCCTCGGCGGACTCGGTTACGGCATTCGCCATGCGGTACTGCGGCGCCGGTCCGGGCCTACCCAGTCACCGCCCCAGAAGGCTCACACGCCATAG
- a CDS encoding TetR/AcrR family transcriptional regulator → MVSPARSGTQTRGDRQRDAIMTAVAELIAENHSFADLSVSAISERAGVGRSGFYFYFDSKYSVLAQMVGDAFAELDELTHYFAPRGEEETPEQFAHRMVGSAAASFAHNDPLMKACQEARITDPTIAGLLDDLTDVVIEKILKIAETEVKERGAQPISDDLPALVRSLVALTASTVSGDSSFVGRNTDPARAIATVETLWRVSLLGR, encoded by the coding sequence GTGGTCAGTCCAGCGCGCAGTGGCACGCAGACCCGCGGCGATCGCCAGCGGGACGCGATCATGACGGCTGTCGCCGAACTCATCGCGGAAAACCACAGCTTCGCCGACCTCTCGGTCAGCGCGATCAGTGAGCGGGCAGGCGTCGGTAGATCCGGGTTCTACTTCTACTTCGACAGCAAGTACTCGGTACTCGCGCAAATGGTCGGTGACGCCTTCGCCGAGCTCGATGAGCTCACCCACTACTTCGCGCCGCGCGGTGAGGAAGAGACTCCCGAGCAGTTCGCCCACCGAATGGTGGGCAGTGCCGCGGCCTCCTTCGCGCACAACGACCCGTTGATGAAGGCGTGCCAGGAGGCGCGGATCACCGATCCGACCATTGCTGGACTGCTCGACGACCTCACCGATGTGGTCATCGAGAAGATCCTCAAGATCGCCGAGACCGAGGTGAAAGAGCGCGGTGCGCAACCGATCTCCGACGACCTGCCGGCGTTGGTGCGGTCGCTGGTGGCGTTGACCGCGTCCACGGTTTCGGGTGACAGCTCGTTCGTGGGGCGGAACACCGATCCCGCGCGGGCCATCGCCACCGTCGAAACCCTATGGCGTGTGAGCCTTCTGGGGCGGTGA
- a CDS encoding cytochrome P450 yields the protein MATISSTDYLIDQAKRRLPTMNTLPGMGYIENYLNNREWPMTELAAPPPGSGLKPVMGDQGLPMLGHMVEMFRGGIDWVLNMYQERGPVSWTQTPIGKIVAALGPDATQAVFSNANKDFSQQGWVPVIGPFFNRGLMLLDFQEHREHRLIMQQAFLRSRLAGYVEQIDAVASEIVAQWPTNDNRFLFYPAIKELTLDVASVVFMGNEPHAQHERLEKVNKAFVATTRAGGAIFRFGLPPFKWWQGLQGRKLLEEYFAERVGIARQKTEGADMLTALCHAETDEGDAFTDTDIVNHMIFLMMAAHDTTTSTTTTMAYYLAANPEWQERVRDESDRLGDGPLDIDSLEKLESLDLVMNEALRLVTPLPFNIRSTVRDTDLLGFHIPAGTMINIWPGMNHRLPELWTEPDKFDPDRFSEPRNEHKRHRYAFSPFGGGAHKCIGMVFGQLEIKAVMHRLLRRYRFELAHPHYQPKWDYAGMPLPIDGMPIILRPLH from the coding sequence ATGGCGACGATCAGCAGCACCGATTACCTCATCGACCAGGCTAAACGCCGCCTCCCCACCATGAACACCCTTCCGGGGATGGGCTATATCGAGAATTACCTCAATAACCGCGAATGGCCGATGACGGAATTGGCCGCGCCGCCACCTGGTAGCGGCCTCAAGCCGGTGATGGGCGATCAGGGTCTGCCGATGCTCGGGCACATGGTCGAGATGTTCCGCGGTGGCATCGACTGGGTGCTCAACATGTACCAGGAGCGTGGACCGGTCAGCTGGACACAGACACCTATAGGAAAGATCGTCGCGGCGCTGGGGCCCGATGCCACGCAGGCCGTCTTCAGCAATGCCAACAAGGACTTCTCTCAGCAGGGCTGGGTACCGGTGATCGGCCCCTTCTTCAACCGTGGCCTGATGCTGCTGGACTTCCAGGAGCATCGCGAGCACCGGCTGATCATGCAGCAGGCCTTCCTGCGCAGTCGGCTGGCCGGCTACGTGGAGCAGATCGATGCGGTCGCCAGCGAGATCGTCGCCCAGTGGCCGACGAACGACAACCGTTTCCTGTTCTACCCGGCCATCAAGGAATTGACCTTGGACGTGGCCTCCGTGGTGTTCATGGGCAACGAGCCCCACGCTCAGCATGAACGGCTCGAAAAGGTCAACAAGGCATTCGTGGCGACCACCCGCGCCGGCGGCGCCATCTTCCGGTTCGGCCTTCCGCCCTTCAAATGGTGGCAGGGCTTGCAGGGGCGCAAACTGCTCGAGGAGTATTTCGCCGAGCGAGTCGGTATTGCCCGACAGAAAACCGAAGGCGCGGACATGCTGACGGCGCTGTGCCATGCGGAGACCGACGAAGGCGACGCCTTCACCGACACCGACATCGTCAACCACATGATCTTCCTGATGATGGCCGCGCACGACACCACCACGTCGACCACAACGACAATGGCGTACTACCTGGCCGCCAATCCCGAGTGGCAAGAACGAGTTCGGGACGAGTCGGACCGCCTGGGCGACGGTCCCTTGGACATCGACTCGCTGGAGAAGCTGGAGAGCCTGGACTTGGTGATGAACGAAGCGCTGCGGCTCGTGACCCCGCTGCCGTTCAACATCCGTTCCACGGTCCGCGATACCGATCTACTCGGCTTCCACATCCCGGCCGGCACCATGATCAACATCTGGCCGGGCATGAACCATCGGTTGCCCGAATTGTGGACAGAGCCGGACAAGTTCGACCCCGATCGCTTCTCCGAACCGCGCAATGAGCACAAGCGCCACCGATACGCGTTCTCGCCGTTCGGCGGGGGTGCGCACAAGTGCATCGGCATGGTGTTCGGACAGCTGGAGATCAAGGCCGTCATGCACCGGCTGCTGCGGCGGTACCGGTTTGAGCTGGCCCATCCCCACTACCAGCCCAAGTGGGACTACGCCGGCATGCCGCTGCCCATTGACGGCATGCCCATCATCCTGCGCCCCTTGCACTGA
- a CDS encoding CobW family GTP-binding protein — translation MIPVTIVSGFLGAGKTTLLNNLLRNTLGVRIGVVVNDFGAINIDAMLVAGQVDSTMTMSNGCLCCTADDDELGGMLSALAGRDIDAIVIEASGLAEPLPLVRMVLAATAEDRRIGYGGLVTVVDTAQYEDVAVRHPEIAQHLDLADLVVLNKIDLADAGDRTHLRAVVKERNPRASIVETTGADVDPRLLFDKKERPEPVGQLSLEDLIREDHSHEHHAHHHYETVEFATEQPLHPRRLIEFLDSQPAGVYRIKGLVRLGDRTLAVHTVGDHISFDKVGRASDFSSGASLVLIGTHLDGDTITERLRTLIDDPPDPDRERSMLVLGKYLR, via the coding sequence TTGATCCCGGTCACCATCGTCTCCGGGTTCTTGGGTGCCGGTAAGACGACACTGCTGAACAATCTGCTGCGCAACACCCTGGGCGTGCGAATCGGCGTGGTAGTCAACGACTTCGGTGCCATCAACATCGATGCCATGCTGGTTGCGGGCCAGGTCGACTCGACCATGACCATGTCCAATGGATGCCTGTGCTGTACCGCCGATGATGACGAACTGGGCGGCATGCTGAGCGCTCTTGCCGGCCGGGACATCGACGCGATCGTCATCGAGGCCAGCGGGCTGGCCGAGCCGCTGCCTTTGGTGCGCATGGTGCTCGCGGCGACGGCCGAGGACCGGCGCATCGGTTACGGGGGACTGGTCACCGTCGTGGACACCGCTCAGTACGAGGACGTCGCCGTCCGGCACCCGGAGATCGCTCAGCACCTGGACCTGGCGGATCTCGTGGTTCTCAACAAGATTGACCTGGCAGACGCCGGGGACCGTACCCATCTGCGCGCTGTCGTCAAGGAACGCAATCCACGGGCGTCGATCGTGGAGACCACCGGAGCCGACGTCGACCCCCGGCTGTTGTTCGACAAGAAGGAGCGCCCCGAGCCTGTCGGTCAGCTCTCGCTCGAGGACCTCATTCGCGAGGATCACAGCCATGAGCATCACGCGCACCATCACTACGAGACTGTCGAATTCGCGACGGAACAGCCGCTGCATCCACGGCGACTTATCGAGTTTCTCGACAGTCAGCCGGCCGGCGTATACCGGATCAAGGGGCTGGTGCGACTGGGCGACAGGACGCTCGCGGTGCATACCGTGGGAGACCACATCAGCTTCGACAAAGTCGGGAGGGCATCGGATTTCTCGTCGGGGGCGAGTCTGGTGCTCATCGGCACGCACCTGGACGGTGACACCATCACCGAGCGTCTGCGCACCCTCATCGACGACCCGCCCGATCCCGACCGCGAGCGATCGATGCTGGTCCTGGGAAAGTATTTGCGCTAA
- a CDS encoding SDR family oxidoreductase has translation MVDIPHTIDPVQPYRPQEQPLRGKVAVITGASANMGAALARTLAQDGAQVVVHYRSDSKAQQAERVVRQIQESGSDAVSFQADLSVPENCTKLADAAFEAFGRWDILINTAGMIVRKPLADITEDEYDGVFNANAKTVFFMMREAARRMADNGRILSFVTTMVGALAPTYSAYAGSKAPVEHFTKALAKEVGGRGITANCIAPGPLQTSFFYPAESDENIAWLESMSINGQIGRGDDILPVARLLVLPESGWTTAQTIFVNGGIISTIN, from the coding sequence ATGGTCGACATCCCACACACCATCGATCCGGTTCAGCCCTATCGGCCGCAGGAACAGCCGCTGCGAGGGAAGGTCGCCGTGATCACCGGCGCATCGGCCAATATGGGTGCGGCGCTTGCGCGGACACTGGCCCAGGACGGCGCCCAAGTTGTCGTGCACTATCGCAGCGATAGCAAGGCCCAGCAGGCGGAGCGGGTTGTTCGGCAGATTCAGGAGTCCGGTAGCGACGCGGTGAGCTTCCAGGCGGATCTGTCCGTCCCCGAGAACTGCACCAAGCTTGCCGATGCCGCCTTCGAAGCGTTCGGCCGATGGGACATCCTGATCAACACCGCCGGCATGATCGTGCGGAAACCTTTGGCGGATATCACCGAAGACGAATATGACGGGGTCTTCAACGCCAACGCCAAGACGGTGTTCTTCATGATGCGTGAGGCGGCGCGCCGGATGGCCGACAACGGCCGGATCCTGAGCTTTGTCACCACGATGGTCGGGGCACTGGCACCCACCTACAGTGCGTACGCCGGGTCCAAGGCTCCCGTCGAGCATTTCACCAAGGCATTGGCCAAAGAGGTTGGTGGGCGCGGGATCACCGCGAACTGCATCGCGCCGGGCCCCTTGCAGACCAGCTTTTTCTATCCGGCCGAATCCGACGAGAACATCGCCTGGCTGGAGTCGATGAGTATCAACGGACAGATCGGGCGCGGTGATGACATCCTGCCGGTGGCCAGGCTGTTGGTCCTTCCGGAATCGGGGTGGACGACGGCGCAGACTATTTTCGTCAACGGCGGCATCATCTCGACCATCAACTAG
- a CDS encoding NAD(P)H-binding protein, whose translation MPQKVVIAGGHGQIAAHLIRLLAARGDTAVALIRNPDHAADVEAWGGLPLVLDLESTDADDVAGALAGADAAVFAAGAGPGSGPARKDTVDRAAAVLLATAAEQAQVHRFIQISAFGAGEPAPTEGDESWIAYVIAKTAAEEDLRTRDRLDWTILRPGLLTDTAPTGSVTLSASKIERGSVPRADVAAVVAELLGAPNTVHEILFLTEGTAPIASAVAGL comes from the coding sequence ATGCCGCAGAAGGTCGTCATCGCCGGTGGTCACGGACAGATCGCCGCGCACCTGATCCGCCTGCTCGCGGCGCGCGGCGACACGGCCGTCGCGCTGATCCGCAATCCCGATCACGCTGCCGATGTCGAGGCGTGGGGTGGACTACCGCTGGTTCTGGACCTGGAGTCCACCGACGCTGACGACGTGGCCGGCGCCCTCGCGGGTGCCGATGCCGCCGTATTCGCCGCCGGTGCTGGACCCGGCAGCGGTCCGGCCCGCAAGGACACCGTTGATCGCGCCGCCGCTGTGCTCTTGGCCACCGCGGCGGAGCAGGCCCAGGTGCACCGCTTCATTCAGATCAGCGCCTTCGGCGCCGGCGAGCCCGCGCCCACCGAGGGCGACGAGTCCTGGATCGCCTATGTGATCGCCAAGACGGCCGCCGAGGAGGACTTGCGCACCCGCGACCGGCTGGACTGGACAATCCTGCGCCCGGGCCTGCTCACCGATACAGCCCCAACCGGTTCAGTTACCTTGTCGGCCAGCAAGATCGAGCGCGGATCCGTCCCTCGCGCCGATGTCGCGGCGGTGGTGGCCGAGCTGCTGGGAGCACCGAACACGGTGCACGAGATCCTGTTCCTGACCGAAGGGACCGCGCCGATCGCCAGTGCGGTAGCCGGGCTCTAA
- the sigC gene encoding RNA polymerase sigma factor SigC, which yields MATGTDDEQLLELALSAGRGDQSALESLVKATQGDVWRFVAYLADSGVADDLTQETYLRALGALPRFAGRSTVRTWLLSIARRVVADHIRHLKSRPRIAHGADLEEASLRRPTHRFEELVELKSLLAALDDDRREALVLTQVVGLSYAETADVCGCAIGTIRSRVARARDELIGWAEPENLTG from the coding sequence GTGGCCACCGGCACCGACGACGAGCAGCTGCTTGAGCTTGCGCTGTCCGCTGGCCGTGGCGACCAGTCCGCGCTCGAATCTTTGGTCAAGGCGACCCAGGGCGACGTGTGGCGATTCGTTGCCTACCTGGCTGATTCCGGCGTCGCCGACGACCTTACCCAAGAGACATATCTCAGGGCTCTCGGCGCTCTACCGCGCTTCGCTGGGCGCTCGACGGTGCGCACCTGGCTGCTGTCGATCGCGCGCCGGGTGGTGGCCGACCATATTCGTCATCTGAAGTCCCGGCCGCGCATCGCACATGGTGCAGACCTCGAGGAAGCTTCGCTGCGCCGCCCCACGCACCGGTTCGAGGAGCTGGTGGAGCTCAAGTCGCTGCTGGCCGCGCTTGACGATGACCGGCGCGAGGCGTTGGTGCTGACCCAGGTGGTCGGCTTGTCGTACGCCGAGACAGCCGATGTCTGCGGCTGTGCCATCGGCACCATTCGTTCGCGGGTAGCCCGGGCCCGTGACGAGCTGATCGGCTGGGCCGAGCCCGAGAACCTGACCGGCTAG